In Cicer arietinum cultivar CDC Frontier isolate Library 1 chromosome 7, Cicar.CDCFrontier_v2.0, whole genome shotgun sequence, the genomic window GACATGATGCAAGCTTGGAGCAATGATAAGTTAAGGTCTTCTGAACATAGAGTTGTtttgaagcagaaacatgtgAATAGATTTTCTTTAGCTTTCTTTTGGTGTTTTGAGGATGAGAAAGTTGTATTGGCACCTGATGAAGTTGTTGGTGATGGAAATGAGAGGGTTTATGACCCTTTTGTTTGTGAAGATTATTTGAAGTTTAGAGAGAATAATCAAAGTGGGAGATTTGAAAAGGTTGGTTATACAGTTAGAGATTTTGCTGGGATTAAGTCTTAGCTGTAAATTCATCAtactaatttatgttttttgtaatttatatttatactcaTGTAAGTTGTGAATTTGGtggtatatataaaataaatatacataaagACTTTGTTGTCTTTAAATGTGCATGTGCTCatacatttaaatataagtaaaacgGAGTAAGTATACACAGTTAGTTTTAGATTGAGAACAAAATTGATCAGGTGTTTGTTTTGTTGTATGAAGATTTATATTTGGAATTTCCAACTGCACATGAAAAATCATGTGTTCTGTTCTTATTGATTTTTGGTTGGATGTGCCAAACATTTATAGAGGAGACAATTATACTAATTTTAAAAGCATAATATAGATCTAAGGAAATGTTGAATACTAAAGTCACCtctattttatgaaaattagtACCAAGTTGAAAATTTTCAGTTATATTAGATTCCAATAGCAAATACTTGTGTACTTGATAATTTTCAAATGCTTCAGATAGAGAAAAAATTATTCCATTACTTGCATTGGTGAATTTTTTGGGTTTTGGCACAAtgaaatgtttttgttttgccaaaatattttctattttttaaaatatatgtttattttattttgataaaaggTTTTTGAAACGAACgattctaataaaaataaaataaaatgttagttaatgaaaatatattctTAATGAAGATATAGATAATTTTCCAACTCAAAAGTCTTTTATCTcttgattaataaataaaactaacacaaatttaaaaaaatcaaaatagaaaattgcTTCACAAACTAAAGGAGATCTTACTTTCATCATAACTTCAAAAAAAGTTGAAACAagaatcaaaatgaaaaaagatatattttttggtttaattacaaatttgattttcttattttcacTAATTCGCGAAACTAgtcattatattttaaaatccaaATATTTTGGTAtctcatttgaattttttaacttaaaaatagtGATGCGTCATATTTTAAACGATATTGCATATGACACGATgacattaaatatttaatatccatcaaattgcaaaaaaaaaaataaaaattcaatttatgaaattattcatttttttttaatttaattaatcatatacaaataactaattaatgtaGATCTCATCAAAACATAAAAAGCCACAAAAAAGTTATATGAGTCTCAAAGGATAGTAGTAAAAACCAACTCTTTAAGATTTGTGACAATTTCACATTTGTGATTCTCTTGAGTccccaaataaaatttatgcaaaTTGTCTCAGCACTTTCTCAAACAGAACTAGGGGGTGATAACTTGGATGCCATAAGCAAGAATGCTGGATAACAAAGACTAGGCCAAAGTAATCCTACatacaaaataaatgatttttccTCCAAGTAGAAAACTTGTTCCTATATgatgaagaatataattaaaagtgTTCATGTTTGATCTTTTATGAAGAAGAGGAACTCCCATGTATATATAACAACAAGTCATTTTTTGCTCTCAATATTTAGAGTATTAATATTCAATAATGTTATGTTTTTAAGTTTTAGTTCAACTGACAATTGTGGATATTGTTAGATTGAATATCTTGAATGAACACAAAAATTTGATACAATGAATATTACTATTTTAAACTCTTAAATTGTATTGTCATTTTAGAGGTGAGATtgattaaaaagtaaaaaaaaagaaaaatcaatgtAAACAAGATAAAGGTGTAAACCTCAAAAACCATGatcaaccaatttttttttggagagGCCCATCATCAACAAATTAAAAAGGCTAGGTAGAGATTCTAGCATGATGAGGAAAGGATTACATGAGCTAGAAAAACCAAGTTaatccttttaatatttttagcaaATGCTTTTCTCTAAAAAAAGAACACAGGATATTATCGGATTCTATCTTTTGGTAgttaaaaattgaacaaaatcaCTAATTAAAGCATGATTCCGATAATATTTTTGCAGTAGTGAATAAATGTTGAGGGTTGATGAGCAATCACCATATCTTTAGTCCATTAGGcatgtttttgttttgtatcACGTTTTTGGATTTGGGCCTCGAAGGCCCACTTAGAGTATAGTTCAAGTATGTTGTTCTTGGTCAAAGGTAAACTAACTCTTGAATTTCCAAATTATAGTGAACTTGATATgctaaaataattatatgaatAAGGTATTCATGCCCTTGCAaacttttagtttaatttaattagaaacTTGATTTTTGGGCTATTGTGACACCTCTTCTGTTTTAGTTAGAACTTTTAAATTGAGTAATCTCACATAAGGTAACACTCTTGTGACTTGTTGAATAAGATTATTAGTCACATAACTAATTAATAAAGATATATACTTTCCATTGTCTAGAAACAGTTagattaagtaattaattaataataaaaactgAAGTTGCCACATATgttattgtaatttgtaacccCAACTTAGTATGTTACATGAACTAGTGAAACTACCATCTTCATTCCCTCTTACCCAACATAATATATTGTATCTAAACTTTTTCCACTAATTTCATCTTTTAGACCCATAATCAAGCACATACACATGAAAACAGGAATTCTTGAAGTACTTCTTGTTAATGCTAAAGGCATTAGACATACAAACATTGTTGGTATCCTTCCTTTAATTTCACTATATATTTATAAGCATGttgttaattataaatatataggCTAATTTTCTTTAGAAACTAAactttaacttttatttattaggaaaatattttctttcttttgttgtttctttaaatgaagtatattaattgttatgttagtatattttatttcttttgatgAATTGAAAACTAACTGTTGCTTATGATCATTTTGTGTCTTTAACATTATTTATAGGAACACCTTCCTACTATGTTATTATTGAGTGCGGGTTTCAATCTCAAAGGAGCAAAACTTCACGAGgtacaaatgtattttattgatATGATGATATTTAACTAAATTTCAATGGttgaatcaaaattatattttgatttcacaGTTGAAATATAATTGATTAGACGAGTGTAAgagatcaaaattataatttttaataaacaaaaataattgaatttgtcAATGGTGCAGGAAAAAATGAGAAACCTTGTTGGAATGAGAAATTCATATTTGATTTATCATCTTTTGATTGCAATATGAATTCAACATATCTTACATGTAAAATCATGGACACAGAACTCTTCACAAATGGTGGATTTGTTGGGGAAGCCAAGTAATTCCTTTGTCCAACTCTTATTTTTCTCTTACTCAATTTGATGCCAATCAAAAAAGCATAGGATATATATTTGAGCacattattttcaatatattatCAATAACTAAATATGCTGAAAATAGTGAATTACTTGCATTTCTTTACAAAAGTGCACAATAGTAAGCAACATTTTTTTAAGCAACTACGTTTAAGAGTTTTTCTCAGTTTTTTAATTACAACTtttgaaaaaactaaaatataaaaatgatctaaaaactatttcaaatgagaaaataaatattgctttttataactgattttatattttgaaaaaaatattttcgttATAGTGGATAAAcacaaaacaatttttattttcttttataaaaaaattaataataaataatgtttaaattattaaatgtcaaaatcacttttttttataatcccTAACAAATGACTcataatatacataaaaaataattgaatcaaCAAATTTAACAGCAAAAAATTGCAAACATTATTTACCTTTAATGTCTTttctttgaatattttttttgtattttaaaaaatgagtttaattttgatatgttGCTCTCATGAAACAGGGTTCACATAGGTGGAATAATAACAGAAGGAATCAACCAAGGATATATAGATATAAAACCTGCTGCATATAATGTGGTCCTTGAAGATGACACCTACAAAGGACAGATAAAAATTGGATTTAAATTCATTGCAAATGTAAGCTtggacttttttttataaaaaaacttgagtaagatttaattttatgttgagtaaaaaaaattattatacatctaaatggtaataaaaatttgttcattgcagaaagaaaattatatgaTGAGGAAACAAGAATCCATTGCTGAGGAGAAAGGACCAAGTCATAATTCAATTTGTGGATCCATTTGGAGAATATCATGGTGGAAATTCTTGTTTTTCTATAATAACAAGATTAATTCCAAAGATAAACAAAAGAGGAACTAGGACTATCATTTGATGGATTCTCACCATTAATGGTTATTATATTGAGTAAACAATTTTGGttgtgaaggtgttagacacgGTTACAATAGTCTCtgtattaaaattacaaaaatattcttaaatatatcatttgttattttagtatttaaatatgttattaattagttaatcagtttaatttcaaatgtattatttattaaacactttaattcataaaattattaacaaaatatatatttaaaatatatttataattttaaaacatttaaaaaatacattgatATCGTCTTATATTATCAACGAATAAAATAagagtttatatttatttgaatgcTTCTATATTCAATGAATGGTTCAATTCACGCTTGATCTGacttgttttattttgatttgttaacaatttaaaattcattGAAGTTTTGTACTACCCTACAGAATTGAGTATCTTAATATCAAGAATtacaaaaaaatgataaatatccACTTACAAAAAATGAGGTGTTTTTGTCTCCAAGATTACCCATTCCtccctagatttttggttccaaTATAAGTACGCAACTTCTCTTGGAAGAGAATTATGTTAAACTCATCTTGAAGTTGTTCAAGAGTAactaagaaagaaaaagaaaagaaaaaaacaattctCCAAATTCATTTGGAATTTGTTATTGATTTCAACTGTCCGATCATAAATGAAAAGATTActttattatttgtgtatttaaaATCATCTTGTCTCAATTTGATATTTGGCTATGAGTTTTGTGGttctttatgtttttcttaACTAATATTGCATGCGACGAAGGTTAATTGATTAGACGAAAGATAAGAACATCTTCAACGACAAtcaaataagttcgtttgtCAGTATGTAATTACGTAAAATTCAGTTTTTGACGAATTCAGTGTTGAAGTTATGTCAAATTGTAATCATGGTTCCTTCTGGAAcgatatttattaataataataaatttataacagttaATAGACTCTATATAATAAACTTATATTGAGTTTACGGTTAAAtgaagtaaaaaatgaatgagttgcaAGTGAACCTTATTTAAGTAACTCATTTTGAGTTCACACTTGGAAAAGGTATTAAAGTCAATAAAATCGacttttaaaatctataaagtCACTACTTTTAAGAACATATTTGAtcaacataaataataaatattataataatacatacgtggacaaattaaataaaattatttacacttttttttattgtatcataaaacttgtgtttttttataattaattagctatatttaatttttttaggatgcagtgatatttaataataataaaatatcctTAAGTgcatatatattactaataattatttaaattattagacTTGTAATCTTCACGATGGGAACATGTAGCACGTACCAATATTCATATTCACAAGCTGTCATGAGCCAAATGAAGAGTACACATAGATGATAGATAGActatattgtaaaataaaaaagagagagcACATAGAATAGagtatatattttgagaaatataGGTTGCACGTCTTTGAGGATCTTCAAGCCTACAAATAAGAGTTATggacaaaattaatttaatgttaacaTGTGTTCCTTTAAATGTCAACAAACTTGATTCAACAAGGCCAGCTACTCTATACTCAGTTGTATTAAATTCTTCACCAACTAAATAAAAATGCTAATTAGATTTTTCTATATGCaaatattctttttaataaagTTGAGCGGCTTTACTTTTcccttaataaaattattagattAAATACTAATGAAAATTGGTTGTATTATCTTAATGATATTAGTATATACTATATGAAAGCTAATGAAAGTGATAAAGTTGTTGTCTTCATGTTCTTAAAAGTTGACCcccataaaaatattaaattattgttcAAACATGATCATTTCATAATTCGTATCATAAAATCGGgcactttttaaaattattttaaggaacatgttttaatcttttataacTATGTGAAGTTAAAGCTTTAGTAATTTTTCGATAATTGAAATTggaaaattttaatcaaaattatccCTCTATTGATATATTGATATTTGCAGATATGTCATTaagttgataatataaaaatgaaatcaaaattaaataaataatatcaagaatacatttataaaagaaaaagggacaaaattttattattgttttgcaatttTAGAGATTACATcagaataataataacatgGAGCACCAGGCTATACAACTATAATTTCAAGAACCTTGAATATTTACTCTTAACAAATCTTATGGTGTATAAactaatagaagaaaaaaaatctcctAAAGTAATACTAATAACCACTTCCAAGAGGCGTTTAATATGAATGTGGTCTAAACGTAGACAATACTATCTATAATAAAATTGTAGGAAAATATTATATCTATTctcatttttttgttataaaatttagtttttattaaaaatggaaAGGGACCGTCGTACCCGTTTTAAGAAGTCATATTATACATACTCTTAGTTTTCGGTGAATAtgtaaattgatttataaaattataagcgtggttaaattaattatgtataaATTTTTATCGTGATATATTTTGACGTGATATTGTAATTGAATATGTtgtttattcatatttatttgttataaaattttgttttagaaataaATTTGTAAGTAATTGTAATTATACATTGATTAATTATGGACAAATAgtctatgaaatttttaaatttaataaaaaaaattagccCGTGTTGTGATGACATATCAACGTGAATtgtcaaatattcaattaaatattatattctaatttctaacaataaaaatttaaatatgaactaatttaattacaattttacaatttcaatgaTGTATTCGTCGGTTAACAAAATTCAAAGACTAATTTAACTAATACTAAAAGGATCAATTTTCCAATTAACTCCCTAgttttttcacaaaattttgataaaaaaagttatgtGTTGAGTTAGTAATTTAGTTTGTGTGATCAATCATTcactattaatttatatttaaatactaaGAATCATTACTAtactatttatcattttttttccatttaatTATAtgctttcaattttattttattatacacATTTGACAATTATCATATACATAGTATAATGAAGACTTGCATCTCAAACTCCATTTTCATATAGTAAAGAAAGCTTTCTTCTCTCTTCTTTCTTTTGCTTTTGGCATCAATAATTTTCAAGGAAGAAGATAAAAGCACAAAAGCTAAGGAGGGAACTGTTTCAAATGATGTTTATCTAAGTTACAGTTCAAATTCAaaccaaacaaattaaaaaaaaaaaggtaacatatatatataaagattaaagacaCTTATGGGGACAGttgctttttttcttttgtgttttttttctaaCCGTTGTATTTGAGTTTTAGTAAcagtttttttgtttcaatcttAGAAAGTTCTTAAACAATGCTTTTTTTAACAACCCTTTTTTCAGTACAATTATTTTGGGTTTCAATAGCAAGAACATTCTTTCACAGCTTTTGCTTTTTTGTCACACAACAACATGTTCAAGTTTTCACCTTTTCCTTTTGATCCATCTTTTTTTTCTATacttttatgtttatgtagttttaataattttaatataaagtctatatattttaatatcattGTATGTGTTCACAACTTGTGACTCAACTTCAATGATTACTATATATATCTGCAGGTGTTGAAAAAAATTGACTATAGATTATTATTGAGTTAAGATGGataataattcatcaaactttgaTGAAAACTCTTCTATGGATCAAAATGATCATTCAATCAATGGAACTGTTGAATATTCTCCGTTCAGTGGCGATTCTTTCGCGTATTACCGGACTAATTCCGAGGTATCGAATTTATCTGAGACTATTGATGATAATAGCTTTGGTAGTGAACCATTGCCTTCACCATGGATGAATGTGAAACATGGAGCTAGTCCAGCTGTTCTTTCAAGGTTAGGAATGAAGCAGAGAAAGCTTTCATTGGATGATGATAAGTCTGATGATCTTGATCTCCTGGAGTCAGGTAATTGGTTTGCAATCTGCAAAGTATATGTTTTATGTATTGTTTTTATGTACACTTTTGCTTTGTGAATAAGTACAATTGGATTGTacactttttcttcttcttaatctTCTAGTTCCTAGAGGAAGGGGTCTTGGTTATCTGGATATCTGGAGTTCAGCCATGATGTAATTAAAGTCGGATCAATGATTGTTCCAGTTATGATTCGAACTCGGATACTTTTGAATAATTCGGAGCTTGTTAATCATTCGAGCTTAATCACTTGATCAATGCATCTTTGCTTTGTGAATAAGTACAATTGTATATCCATAAGGTGTCAACTTAGTGTAACAATTTGGTCTTATAACCTCAAGAAATAGAGTTCAAATCTTTTAAGAGACAGTTGTAAAATGATCTTTTGTGTCaggttaattaataataataatttctcattccccaatatttaaaaaaaaaagtgcaatTGGATTgaattttgttcaatttttttggATGTTTTTTAGAGCTTGAAATGATGAAGGAAAGATTTGCTAAGCTTCTTTTGGGGGAAGATATGTCTGGTGGTGGTAAAGGTGTTTGCACTGCAGTTACAATATCAAATTCAATTACCAATCTCTATGGTAACATTTTAACAGCAACAAACCAATTAAATGAAGTAGTTTGGTAAAATGTTTGTTTGTTAGTTTGtttaatatttggatttggaattTGCAGCAACTGTATTTGGACAAAATTTGAAGTTGGAGCCTCTAAAGCCTGAGAAAAAAGCTATGTGGAAAAGAGAAATGAATTGTCTAATGTCTGTGTGTGATTATATAGTAGAATTTGCACCAACTGCACAATACTTGGATGATGGTACAATTGTGGAGGTGAACTATTGCTTCACCTTAATAAGGCTTATTGTGCATTTTGAATAGTGTTATAACACCGCTAAAATTGTGGTTTGTTTAAATTTCGCTATGCTACAGTGCTATAACACCGCTATAactgctatttgacaacattttatattaaatagtaTATCGTAGAATAATAGTGATTTGTTCAAATTGTGCTACATTATAGTGCTATAGGGTCGCTAtagctgctatttgacaacatcAATCTCATAATgtcttatattttatgtaatgataTATTGCAGATGATGACAAGTAGACCAAGGTCAGATATTTATATCAACCTTCCAGCTCTTCAGAAGCTTGACACAATGCTCATAGTAAGATAAATAAACTTCAATTGCTTCTTGAATGTGACAATACTCTTTTTCATCCACAACCTATGTGCcttacaacatatttttttgacaGGAAATATTTGATAGTTTCCAAGATACTGAATTTTGGTATGCAGAACAAGGGAGCATATCAGGAAACTCAAATAGTTCGCGTTCGAATGCAGGCTCGTTTCGAAAGATTGTTCAAAGAAAAGATGAGAAATGGTGGTTACCAGTTCCTTGTGTTCATAATGGTGGTCTATCTGATAAGTCAAGGAAGCATTTGATTGAGAAAAGAGATTGTGctaatcaaattcataaagcAGCTATGGCAATAAATAGTAGTGTTCTTTCTGAGATGGATATTCCAGAAACATACATGGCAACTCTTCCTAAGGTTAGTCCTCATTTGTTTAATACTACTGTTATTTCCTAATTTTACGAAACACTTTAAATTCAATTTGCTAGCTTATCAACAATAAGCTATTTTATCCTCTATCAGCTAGTTTATCCGTTACTTTTTACCAAAGACATGTTTTGTCaaaatgaacaattttttttgactgaccttttattttttgaaaaattacttTCTTTTAGAGTGGAAGATCAAGTCTAGGAGACACAATTTACCGCTATATGCATTCTGCAGACAAGTTTTCACCTGGCTACCTTCTTGATTGTCTCAAAATAAGCAGTGAACATGAAGCACTTGAATTAGCAGATAGAGTTGAATCTTCAATGTACACATGGAGACGTAAATCTTGTATAAGCCATTCAAAATCATCATGGAATAAAGTAAAGGAGTTCATGGTTGACACTGACCATAGTGACAAAAACTTTGTCTTAGCTGAGAGAGCTGAGactatgttgtttttcttgaaacaaaGATATCCTGAACTTTCACAAACCTCCTTGGATACATGCAAGATTCAATACAATCAAGTAAGTTTAGTAATTTGGCTATTTGTATATTCATATCATATACAACAAATAATATTAGAAACAGCGTTTAATAACTATGTACCGATAGAtagtataaaaaatgaatttgaactcACTACAGTTTAATGATTCTACATTCACGTATTCAGAATATCGATGGTTGTTGATCTTTTTCGGGTGGTCCACAAAATGcaaattttaatctttattattaattcaaaatattgagCTTAAATTTAGATCGTCTGATTTTGATCGAACGACCACTGATATCCTGATTGTTTGAATGTGTGATGCCTCGACTGCAAGCTGagcaaagtaaaaaaaaactttacatAGCCAGTAAATCATATTTCACTGTGATGtcatgaaataatattattttctaaaataatgacacaaatatagaCATTGCaattatacaaattttttatattgtcaatgcATAGTAATTAAACTCATCGAAGCATAGTTGAAAAAAGTCATTACATGGTTAATTTGCCATACAAAGGAGGATATTTTTTGACACCAAAATTTGGACATCTATGGTAGAAAGAGAACTAACATATATCTTTATTGTGAGCTCATGGAATAAGAATGAAATCATTTTTTGCAGGATGTANNNNNNNNNNNNNNNNNNNNNNNNNNNNNNNNNNNNNNNNNNNNNNNNNNNNNNNNNNNNNNNNNNNNNNNNNNNNNNNNNNNNNNNNNNNNNNNNNNNNNNNNNNNNNNNNNNNNNNNNNNNNNNNNNNNNNNNNNNNNNNNNNNNNNNNNNNNNNNNNNNNNNNNNNNNNNNNNNNNNNNNNNNNNNNNNNNNNNNNNNNNNNNNNNNNNNNNNNNNNNNNNNNNNNNNNNNNNNNNNNNNNNNNNNNNNNNNNNNNNNNNNNNNNNNNNNNNNNNNNNNNNNNNNNNNNNNNNNNNNNNNNNNNNNNNNNNNNNNNNNNNNNNNNNNNNNNNNNNNNNNNNNNNNNNNNNNNNNNNNNNNNNNNNNNNNNNNNNNNNNNNNNNNNNNNNNNNNNNNNNNNNNNNNNNNNNNNNNNNNNNNNNNNNNNNNNNNNNNNNNNNNNNNNNNNNNNNNNNNNNNNNNNNNNNNNNNNNNNNNNNNNNNNNNNNNNNNNNNNNNNNNNNNNNNNNNNNNNNNNNNNNNNNNNNNNNNNNNNNNNNNNNNNNNNNNNNNNNNNNNNNNNNNNNNNNNNNNNNNNNNNNNNNNNNNNNNNNNNNNNNNNNNNNNNNNNNNNNNNNNNNNNNNNNNNNNNNNNNNNNNNNNNNNNNNNNNNNNNNNNNNNNNNNNNNNNNNNNNNNNNNNNNNNNNNNNNNNNNNNNNNNNNNNNNNNNNNNNNNNNNNNNNNNNNNNNNNNNNNNNNNNNNNNNNNNNNNNNNNNNNNNNNNNNNNNNNNNNNNNNNNNNNNNNNNNNNNNNNNNNNNNNNNNNNNNNNNNNNNNNNNNNNNNNNNNNNNNNNNNNNNNNNNNNNNNNNNNNNNNNNNNNNNNNNNNNNNNNNNNNNNNNNNNNNNNNNNNNNNNNNNNNNNNNNNNNNNNNNNNNNNNNNNNNNNNNNNNNNNNNNNNNNNNNNNNNNNNNNNNNNNNNNNNNNNNNNNNNNNNNNNNNNNNNNNNNNNNNNNNNNNNNNNNNNNNNNNNNNNNNNNNNNNNNNNNNNNNNNNNNNNNNNNNNNNNNNNNNNNNNNNNNNNNNNNNNNNNNNNNNNNNNNNNNNNNNNNNNNNNNNNNNNNNNNNNNNNNNNNNNNNNNNNNNNNNNNNNNNNNNNNNNNNNNNNNNNNNNNNNNNNNNNNNNNNNNNNNNNNNNNNNNNNNNNNNNNNNNNNNNNNNNNNNNNNNNNNNNNNNNNNNNNNNNNNNNNNNNNNNNNNNNNNNNNNNNNNNNNNNNNNNNNNNNNNNNNNNNNNNNNNNNNNNNNNNNNNNNNNNNNNNNNNNNNNNNNNNNNNNNNNNNNNNNNNNNNNNNNNNNNNNNNNNNNNNNNNNNNNNNNNNNNNNNNNNNNNNN contains:
- the LOC101508293 gene encoding rop guanine nucleotide exchange factor 3-like isoform X2 produces the protein MDNNSSNFDENSSMDQNDHSINGTVEYSPFSGDSFAYYRTNSEVSNLSETIDDNSFGSEPLPSPWMNVKHGASPAVLSRLGMKQRKLSLDDDKSDDLDLLESELEMMKERFAKLLLGEDMSGGGKGVCTAVTISNSITNLYATVFGQNLKLEPLKPEKKAMWKREMNCLMSVCDYIVEFAPTAQYLDDGTIVEMMTSRPRSDIYINLPALQKLDTMLIEIFDSFQDTEFWYAEQGSISGNSNSSRSNAGSFRKIVQRKDEKWWLPVPCVHNGGLSDKSRKHLIEKRDCANQIHKAAMAINSSVLSEMDIPETYMATLPKSGRSSLGDTIYRYMHSADKFSPGYLLDCLKISSEHEALELADRVESSMYTWRRKSCISHSKSSWNKVKEFMVDTDHSDKNFVLAERAETMLFFLKQRYPELSQTSLDTCKIQYNQXXGKAILESYSRVLEGLAFNIVAWIEDVICADKSMRNQNV
- the LOC101494738 gene encoding elicitor-responsive protein 3, which encodes MKTGILEVLLVNAKGIRHTNIVGTPSYYVIIECGFQSQRSKTSRGKNEKPCWNEKFIFDLSSFDCNMNSTYLTCKIMDTELFTNGGFVGEAKVHIGGIITEGINQGYIDIKPAAYNVVLEDDTYKGQIKIGFKFIANKENYMMRKQESIAEEKGPSHNSICGSIWRISWWKFLFFYNNKINSKDKQKRN
- the LOC101508293 gene encoding rop guanine nucleotide exchange factor 3-like isoform X1, whose protein sequence is MDNNSSNFDENSSMDQNDHSINGTVEYSPFSGDSFAYYRTNSEVSNLSETIDDNSFGSEPLPSPWMNVKHGASPAVLSRLGMKQRKLSLDDDKSDDLDLLESELEMMKERFAKLLLGEDMSGGGKGVCTAVTISNSITNLYATVFGQNLKLEPLKPEKKAMWKREMNCLMSVCDYIVEFAPTAQYLDDGTIVEMMTSRPRSDIYINLPALQKLDTMLIEIFDSFQDTEFWYAEQGSISGNSNSSRSNAGSFRKIVQRKDEKWWLPVPCVHNGGLSDKSRKHLIEKRDCANQIHKAAMAINSSVLSEMDIPETYMATLPKSGRSSLGDTIYRYMHSADKFSPGYLLDCLKISSEHEALELADRVESSMYTWRRKSCISHSKSSWNKVKEFMVDTDHSDKNFVLAERAETMLFFLKQRYPELSQTSLDTCKIQYNQVSLVIWLFVYSYHIQQIILETAFNNYVPIDSIKNEFELTTV